The genomic window GCTTCTGCTGCTGTAACTGTGAAATTAAAGCCTTTAGCCAAATTAACTCCGGACCAGGTGGAGGGGATTATTTACCTGGTCTCTAGTAGTGTGCCTAATTTACCTCCGGAAAATGTTAGAGTTATCGACGGTGGAGGAAAAGTTCTCAGCGACGATGTTGATTTAAATAATAATTTAAGCCGCCAGCGCCTCACTCAGTATGAGTTAAAACGCCAATTTGAAAAAGATATGGAAAAAAGAGTTCAGGCTATGCTGACTACTATTTTTGGCGAAGGCAATGCTATTGTGATGATTACAGCGGACCTGAATTTCGACCAGGTGGAGCAAAAGCAGACGGCTTACGATAAAGGACAGGTCTTAGGACAACAAACATCTAGCGAGCAAGGGAGTTCTACTGGAGGAACTCCAACTGCAGTAGGAGACCCTAACAAGACTTCCCAGACATCCAGCTACACAGTTGCTGGTTCGGGCAATTCTACTTATCAAAAAAATAGTACTACTACTAACTATAAAGTGCCGGAGACATCTACTGTTACTGTAAAGGCTCCAGGAGAAATTAGAAATATTTCTGCTTCAGTAGTAGTAGATGGTCAACTGACTGCCCAGGAACTAGCAAATGTACAGCAAGTTGTTGCTACTGCCATAGGCTACCAAGCTACACGGGGTGACCAAATAAATGTCAGCAGCATGGCTTTCGGCGATGGTTTAAACAAAACAGTTCCAGCAGCTCAAACTCAGGCCAAGAGTTTATTGCCTCCTTATGTCAAGTGGATGGCTTTAGGAGCAGGTGTGCTGCTTTTAGGCTGGTTTGTATTGATGAAGCGTAGACGCAAGAAGGAAGCTGCAGAAGAGCCAATTATTGAAGAAATTTTACCGGTAGCACCTGAAGAGCCTATTGCTGTTGCTCCGGAAATTAGTATGGAAGAGAAGATAAAGAAAGAAAAGCAACAAGTTGCAAAAGATATTGTACGCCAAAAACCAGATGAAGCAGCTCAGCTTATAAAAGCGTGGTTATCGGAGGATTAGAAGTATTATGGCTAAACGTGAATTAACCGGCTTGGAAAAAGCTGCAATTTTAATCATTAGTTTGGGACCTGAAATATCCTCAGGGATTATGAAACAACTTTCCGAAGCGGATATTGAAAAATTAACTTATCAAATAGCTAATACATCTACAGTCGATAACGAAGAAAAAAATTTAGTTATTGATGAATTTTTACAGATGAATGAGGCTCAACACTATCTCCTCCATGGAGGTGTAAAATACGCAAGGGAAATATTGGAAAAAACTTTGGGCCCGGCTAAAGCTAATGAAATTATCCGTAAGCTTACGGATAACTCGAAAATTAAGCCATTTGCTTTGGTACGGAAGGCAGATCCTAAGCAGCTTTTGAATTTTATATCTAATGAACATCCCCAAACTATTGCTTTGATTTTATCCTATTTACAGCCGGAACAGGCTTCTGCTGTTCTTAGCGGTTTGC from Bacillota bacterium LX-D includes these protein-coding regions:
- the fliF gene encoding flagellar basal-body MS-ring/collar protein FliF; the encoded protein is MNLLKKLIEQAKEKWKNLSKPQKSIVIIMALALLLSLLFLIQWATRVEYAPLFNDLEPKTASAVVDKLKDLNIPYKLENQGSTISVPKEQVYDARIQLAGAGVLTDTGLGFEIFDQTKVGVTDFVNDVNYQRALQEELRRTIVAFDEVDQARVHIVLPKESLFVEEEQSASAAVTVKLKPLAKLTPDQVEGIIYLVSSSVPNLPPENVRVIDGGGKVLSDDVDLNNNLSRQRLTQYELKRQFEKDMEKRVQAMLTTIFGEGNAIVMITADLNFDQVEQKQTAYDKGQVLGQQTSSEQGSSTGGTPTAVGDPNKTSQTSSYTVAGSGNSTYQKNSTTTNYKVPETSTVTVKAPGEIRNISASVVVDGQLTAQELANVQQVVATAIGYQATRGDQINVSSMAFGDGLNKTVPAAQTQAKSLLPPYVKWMALGAGVLLLGWFVLMKRRRKKEAAEEPIIEEILPVAPEEPIAVAPEISMEEKIKKEKQQVAKDIVRQKPDEAAQLIKAWLSED